One segment of Bacteroidota bacterium DNA contains the following:
- a CDS encoding TlpA disulfide reductase family protein has translation MKPIIIITLLLIQYTYTQNTPADSIKNEQPIYFVDKELPNLQLKPLSGKPFKLNSLKGQIVVLNWWFTSCLPCKEEIPELNEIVSKYKRKGIRFIAIARNTESDLKKYLTGNVFKYEHTLTTDSIHKILDDRFPRNIIINKNGVVVFDRIGYSAMNAEYITNTINSLLKQ, from the coding sequence ATGAAACCAATAATAATTATAACTCTACTACTTATTCAATATACTTATACGCAGAATACGCCTGCCGATTCTATTAAAAATGAACAACCGATCTATTTTGTCGATAAAGAATTGCCCAATTTACAGTTGAAGCCATTATCCGGCAAACCGTTCAAATTAAATTCATTAAAAGGTCAAATTGTTGTTTTGAATTGGTGGTTTACTTCATGTTTACCTTGTAAGGAGGAAATACCTGAGTTGAACGAAATTGTTTCTAAATACAAAAGAAAAGGTATTCGTTTTATTGCTATTGCAAGGAACACTGAGTCAGATTTGAAAAAGTATTTGACTGGAAATGTATTTAAGTATGAACACACATTGACCACAGATAGTATTCATAAAATACTTGACGACCGTTTTCCAAGAAATATTATAATTAATAAAAATGGTGTTGTTGTCTTTGATAGAATTGGATATTCAGCCATGAATGCTGAATATATAACCAACACCATTAATAGCTTACTTAAGCAATGA
- a CDS encoding DUF5677 domain-containing protein, protein MNSEYSKYCSDLATKVEEYASAFEGIQFHEKDQAVEVFAMQSLSMASSSLQAASILLDNNFVPEAILITRPIQELLFNLRWILGAQNDAEKLERVYRLEGDPYSAWQKETKLIREDGERRNDSNAIETAKRFNEPLDHFAEKYSYLVEAVETGTYKFKSAPAFASRMDPALRLKYYHLYRYTSVFAHPTPFTKAHYLKTSNGSQTKFTPEDESIKQSLAYSFLFTDLLVGSAEEILKSFAPESDGNRLKIYSDIGAIVKLSNKNYFSSI, encoded by the coding sequence ATGAACTCAGAGTATTCAAAGTATTGTTCGGATTTAGCTACGAAAGTAGAAGAATACGCAAGTGCATTTGAGGGAATCCAATTCCACGAAAAAGACCAGGCTGTTGAAGTATTTGCTATGCAATCGCTTTCAATGGCTTCTTCTAGTTTACAGGCGGCGTCAATATTATTGGATAATAATTTTGTTCCCGAAGCAATTCTTATTACACGTCCAATTCAAGAATTGCTTTTCAATCTTCGATGGATTCTTGGTGCACAAAATGATGCTGAGAAACTCGAGAGAGTTTATCGATTGGAAGGTGATCCTTACTCAGCTTGGCAAAAAGAAACAAAACTGATTCGTGAAGATGGTGAGCGACGCAATGATTCTAATGCAATTGAAACTGCAAAGAGATTTAATGAACCTTTGGACCATTTTGCTGAAAAATATTCATATTTAGTGGAAGCTGTTGAGACTGGCACTTACAAATTCAAGTCTGCTCCAGCATTTGCGAGTCGAATGGATCCTGCCTTAAGGTTGAAGTACTATCATCTTTATAGATATACCTCAGTGTTTGCACATCCGACGCCATTTACCAAAGCTCACTATTTAAAGACCAGCAATGGTTCGCAAACAAAATTTACCCCAGAAGATGAATCGATAAAACAATCATTGGCTTATTCGTTTCTTTTTACAGATTTATTGGTAGGTTCAGCAGAAGAAATATTGAAATCATTTGCTCCAGAATCAGATGGAAATCGATTAAAAATATATTCCGATATTGGCGCAATAGTTAAACTATCAAATAAAAATTATTTCTCATCTATTTGA